The DNA segment TCTGCCGTTCCTCGTCGGGAGTACGCAGTACCGCCGACGGGTGGGTCGTCGCCAGGATCCACGCCGAGTGCACACCGGCCTCCTCCGCAGCCGACGGGCCCTCGAAGGGCATCAGGGTGCCCCGCTGACGCGTGATGCGGAAGTCCTGGCCGAGCAGCGCGCGGGCCGCGGTCGCCCCGAGACACACCACCACCTCCGGAGCGACGACGGCCAGCTCCGCGTCGAGCCACGGACGGCATGCCGTCACGTGCTCAACGGTCGGGGTCTGGTGCAGGCGACGCTTCGGGGTCGGCCGGAAGTGGAAATGTTTCACCGCGTTGGTGACGTAGGTCAGTGACCGGTCGATCCCGGCGTCGACCAGTGCGTCGTCGAACAACCGCCCCGCCGGACCGACGAACGGTTGCCCGCGCCGGTCCTCGACGTCGCCGGGCTGCTCGCCGACGAACAGCATCCGCGCGGCGGCCGAGCCGCTCCCGAAAACGGTCTGGGTCGCCGGCTCCCACAGCGGGCAGCCGTGGCACTCGCGGGCCGCGGCGCGCAGCTCGTCGAGTCCCGCGCCGTCGGGGACGTCGGCCGGGTGGGTCGTCGGGTGTTCGGACTGCGGATGCTGGCTCATCTCTTTGGGGTCATCGCTCCTCGCCGGAATGCCTGCCGGTGAGGCTACGGTGTACGCGTGACCGAGGACCACCGTCCGCCCTCCGGGCGCCAGCATCCGATCGTGGCCGGCGAT comes from the Mycobacteriales bacterium genome and includes:
- a CDS encoding UdgX family uracil-DNA binding protein (This protein belongs to the uracil DNA glycosylase superfamily, members of which act in excision repair of DNA. However, it belongs more specifically to UdgX branch, whose founding member was found to bind uracil in DNA (where it does not belong), without cleaving it, appears to promote DNA repair by a pathway involving RecA, rather than base excision.), which produces MSQHPQSEHPTTHPADVPDGAGLDELRAAARECHGCPLWEPATQTVFGSGSAAARMLFVGEQPGDVEDRRGQPFVGPAGRLFDDALVDAGIDRSLTYVTNAVKHFHFRPTPKRRLHQTPTVEHVTACRPWLDAELAVVAPEVVVCLGATAARALLGQDFRITRQRGTLMPFEGPSAAEEAGVHSAWILATTHPSAVLRTPDEERQKAYDALVHDLTVAAGALA